In Ostrea edulis chromosome 4, xbOstEdul1.1, whole genome shotgun sequence, a single window of DNA contains:
- the LOC125669211 gene encoding uncharacterized protein LOC125669211: MCREAQEVSGWVAQDVSGWVAQDASGWVAQDASGWVIQDASGCVDQDVSGWVAQDASGWVIQDVSGWVVQGVSGWVIQDVSGWVVQDVSGWVVQGASGWVVQDVSGWVAQDASGWVVQGVSGWVAQDVSGWVAQDASGWVIQDVSGWVVQGVSGWVVQGVSGWVIQDVSGWVIQDVSGWVVQGVSGWVAQDASGWVAQDASGWVIQDVSGSSG; encoded by the coding sequence ATGTGTCGGGAAGCTCAGGAAGTATCAGGGTGGGTGGCTCAGGATGTATCAGGGTGGGTGGCTCAGGATGCATCAGGGTGGGTGGCTCAGGATGCATCAGGGTGGGTAATTCAGGATGCATCAGGGTGCGTGGATCAGGATGTATCAGGGTGGGTGGCTCAGGATGCATCAGGGTGGGTAATTCAGGATGTATCAGGGTGGGTGGTTCAGGGTGTATCAGGGTGGGTAATTCAGGATGTATCAGGGTGGGTGGTTCAGGATGTATCAGGGTGGGTGGTTCAGGGTGCATCAGGGTGGGTGGTTCAGGATGTATCAGGGTGGGTGGCTCAGGATGCATCAGGGTGGGTGGTTCAGGGTGTATCAGGGTGGGTGGCTCAGGATGTATCAGGGTGGGTGGCTCAGGATGCATCAGGGTGGGTAATTCAGGATGTATCAGGGTGGGTGGTTCAGGGTGTATCAGGATGGGTGGTTCAGGGTGTATCAGGGTGGGTAATTCAGGATGTATCAGGGTGGGTAATTCAGGATGTATCAGGGTGGGTGGTTCAGGGTGTATCAGGGTGGGTGGCTCAGGATGCATCAGGGTGGGTGGCTCAGGATGCATCAGGGTGGGTAATTCAGGATGTGTCGGGAAGCTCAGGATGA
- the LOC125668089 gene encoding protein patched homolog 1-like isoform X2, with product MRSRKKPEREVDEELLTRTSWVNAELAYKHVKKGKADGSASALWLRMHIQRYMFKIGQFLQLHCGKVLFVGILLLSLCCIGLKTTTLQTDVEKLWVEEGGRLEKELEYTRSTIGEGRGTTSQLVIQTPKVGSNILTVPSLQFHLDTLRKVTEISVDMFEVTWKFHDICYLPEFPKTEGSYIDNIIEQLLPCVIITPLDCFWDGAKLLGPDHTVYVDIGLPIKWTNLDPLGFIQAYGQKYPTFSDVKDIEELMNRSGISRGYLDKPCLDPYESECPRSAPNKASRAAPDIGAALTGGCSGISTKYMHWDEDLIVGGVRKNRTGHIVRGEALQSVIQLMAEKEMFQYWSEHYKTHSIGWSVEKAKAVLEAWQRKFTQVVNNARNSTKGDEIYGFSSVSLADIMKEFSNLSPTRVALGYVLMVFYACISLMRWNNGVQSQSGVGVAGVLLVALSVAAGLGVCAVLGISFNAATTQDQTAECLKRTGVSVFLTSVTNILAFLSASIIPIPALRTFSLQASILIFFNLFSVLLIYPAICSLDLYRKDNKRIDIFCCFQSFADSKDTVIELQPKQSDLYDLKETSPPPSYNDSLPPSYNSVIKHNTVARSAEEGGAAVTTLATPSIIDLPPLEGIFRCRPRSLSAVCPSTTSSRQCLTTQENISCAEKFARFQRHILNSSLDTFATNVYSPFIKKAYVKVFSILGFIILLCVSIYGIVHVKNGLDLTEIVPKHTPEHNFLTAQSKYFGFYNIYLVTKSGVDYPNNQRLITQYHRSFQSMDKIIKREDGSLPNFWLDLFRQWLQDLQRTFDAEFAEGRITQQDWRANASDNGILAYKLLIQTGDVDNPVDKSRIPGTKLVDSEGIISPDAFYNYLTAWVSNDAMAYASSQANFHPEPKIWLHDPLDRDFKVPKAQPLTYTQLAFYLSDQTSTEVILDTIKAVRDICDTYTDRGLPNYPSGVPFTFWEQYINLRFYLTMSIVCILLVTFVVLTLVLLNPWLASIVVVVLTVMVVELFGFMGLSDIRLSAVPAVILIVSAGIGVEFTVHIAVGFLTSIGSRNKRMTMSLEHMFSPVVHGAMSTLLGIVMLVGAEFQFVVKYFFNVLAALIVIGLLNGLLLLPILLSLIGPKAEIRPKNDEERLPTPSPEPSPKPKKKSSSSGSRSRGSGKHFYPRIPSDLSLTTITEEPTQYSSHEIVVEPEVVVETTTIPTKQGGSIPSSGENSRNATPTASVTTLPQTHHVTRVKATATVKVEVHTPIPGSVESINHDHVYKSKRRKNKETEAPDSDSSSRS from the exons ATGAGATCAAGGAAAAAACCCGAAAGAGAGGTGGACGAGGAATTATTGACCAGGACGAGCTGGGTCAACGCCGAACTAGCCTACAAGCATGTCAAAAAG GGTAAAGCGGATGGAAGCGCCAGCGCTCTGTGGTTAAGAATGCACATACAGCGATACATGTTTAAAATCGGCCAATTCCTTCAATTACATTGTGGGAAAGTACTCTTTGTGGGAATATTACTCCTGTCTTTGTGCTGTATCGGATTAAAAACTACCACACTGCAGACAGACGTTGAGAAACTCTGGGTTGAAG AGGGCGGTAGACTGGAAAAAGAGTTGGAATACACACGATCCACGATCGGAGAGGGACGGGGAACGACAAGTCAGCTGGTCATCCAGACCCCAAAGGTTGGCTCCAACATCCTCACCGTTCCCTCTTTGCAGTTCCATCTAGACACCCTCCGGAAAGTCACCGAAATCTCCGTTGACATGTTTGAAGT GACGTGGAAATTTCATGATATCTGCTACCTTCCCGAATTTCCTAAGACGGAGGGAAGCTACATTGACAAT ATAATAGAACAGTTACTTCCCTGTGTAATTATCACCCCTCTGGACTGCTTCTGGGACGGTGCGAAACTTCTAGGACCCGACCACACCGTCTACGTAGATAT AGGTTTGCCAATAAAGTGGACAAACTTGGATCCATTGGGTTTTATTCAAGCCTACGGACAGAAATACCCCACATTCTCCGACGTGAAGGACATAGAGGAGCTCATGAACAGG TCTGGAATATCTCGAGGATATCTGGATAAACCTTGCCTTGATCCTTATGAATCTGAGTGTCCCCGATCAGCGCCAAACAAAGCCTCCAGAGCT GCCCCAGATATAGGTGCCGCCTTGACAGGCGGGTGTTCCGGCATCTCCACTAAGTATATGCACTGGGACGAAGACCTAATAGTTGGAGGGGTACGGAAGAACAGAACAGGACACATCGTTCG GGGTGAGGCTCTGCAGTCCGTAATTCAATTAATGGCCGAGAAAGAGATGTTCCAGTATTGGTCAGAACATTACAAAACTCACAGTATTGGTTGGTCTGTGGAGAAAGCTAAAGCAGTCCTTGAGGCGTGGCAGAGGAAGTTCACACAGGTGGTCAATAACGCCCGAAACAGTACGAAAGGAGACGAAATTTACGGATTTTCCTCCGTGTCTCTGGCAGACATCATGAAAGAATTTTCTAACCTCAGCCCCACTCGGGTGGCATTGGGATATGTCTTGATG GTATTTTACGCGTGTATTTCACTGATGAGATGGAATAATGGCGTCCAGTCTCAGAGCGGGGTGGGCGTGGCTGGAGTCCTATTGGTAGCCTTGTCCGTGGCTGCCGGACTCGGAGTCTGCGCAGTCCTTGGTATCAGCTTTAATGCCGCCACCACACAA gACCAGACGGCCGAATGCCTTAAAAGGACGGGCGTATCGGTGTTCCTGACATCAGTGACGAATATCCTCGCCTTTCTTTCCGCATCCATCATTCCTATCCCAGCATTGCGAACTTTCTCAttgcag GCCTCCATcctcattttcttcaatttgttCAGTGTACTTCTGATATATCCAGCCATTTGTAGCCTCGATTTGTACAGAAAAGACAATAAAAGAATTGATATATTCTGTTGTTTTCAAAG TTTTGCTGATTCCAAAGACACAGTGATAGAACTTCAACCAAAGCAGAGTGACCTGTACGACCTGAAGGAGACCAGTCCTCCTCCCAGCTATAATGATTCCCTCCCGCCGAGTTACAACTCCGTCATCAAACACAACACGGTGGCGCGGTCTGCAGAGGAGGGTGGGGCTGCGGTCACTACGCTGGCCACTCCCTCAATCATTGACCTCCCCCCGCTGGAGGGAATATTTAGGTGCCGGCCGCGCTCTTTATCAGCTG TTTGTCCTTCTACTACGTCATCAAGACAATGCTTgacgacacaagaaaatatctCGTGTGCAGAGAAATTTGCACGCTTTCAGAGACATATACTTAATTCAAGTTTGGACACCTTTGCGACAAATGTGTATAGTCCTTTCATTAAAAAGGCGTATGTCAAA GTGTTTTCCATTCTtggatttataattttattgtgTGTGAGTATATATGGAATTGTGCATGTGAAAAACGGCCTTGACCTGACTGAAATTGTGCCAAAACACACCCCGGAGCATAATTTTTTGACTGCTCAGTCAAAATACTTCGGCTTCTATAACATATACCTTGTTACCAAAAGCGGGGTGGACTACCCTAATAATCAAAGACTGATTACTCAATACCACCGTTCCTTTCAATCCATGGATAAAATCATCAAAAGAGAGGACGGATCCTTGCCCAACTTTTGGCTAGACCTGTTCCGGCAGTGGCTACAGG ACCTCCAAAGAACTTTCGACGCAGAATTTGCAGAAGGCAGAATTACCCAACAGGACTGGCGAGCTAATGCCTCTGATAACGGCATCCTCGCCTACAAGCTGCTGATCCAAACGGGAGACGTCGATAACCCAGTGGACAAGAGCAGG ATTCCTGGTACCAAGCTGGTGGATTCTGAAGGAATCATTTCTCCAGATGCTTTTTATAATTACCTGACTGCTTGGGTATCAAACGACGCTATGGCGTATGCTTCGTCACAAGCCAACTTTCATCCAGAACCCAAAATCTGGTTGCACGATCCCTTAGATCGTGATTTTAAAG tgCCTAAAGCTCAGCCCTTAACCTACACACAGCTCGCCTTTTATCTGAGTGACCAAACGTCCACGGAAGTCATTTTGGACACTATCAAG GCAGTTCGTGATATCTGCGACACCTACACAGACAGAGGATTACCTAACTACCCCAGTGGTGTCCCCTTCACATTCTGGGAACAGTACATCAATCTCCGCTTCTATCTGACCATGTCCATCGTCTGCATCCTTCTGGTCACCTTTGTAGTTTTGACTTTGGTGTTGCTTAACCCGTGGCTAGCCAGTATTGTG GTGGTCGTCCTTACAGTTATGGTGGTGGAGTTGTTCGGATTTATGGGTTTGTCCGACATCCGACTAAGCGCCGTCCCTGCTGTCATACTTATCGTCAGCGCCGGTATTGGGGTGGAGTTCACGGTTCACATTGCAGTG GGCTTTTTGACATCCATTGGTTCGCGGAACAAGCGGATGACGATGTCTTTGGAACACATGTTTTCACCTGTAGTGCATGGAGCCATGTCGACACTGCTGGGCATCGTGATGTTGGTGGGCGCTGAATTTCAGTTCGTTGTGAA GTATTTCTTTAACGTCCTGGCGGCTCTGATTGTCATTGGTTTACTAAATGGACTTCTACTACTCCCCATTCTTCTCTCACTCATCGGACCGAAGGCAGAG ATAAGACCTAAGAATGATGAGGAGAGACTTCCAACACCATCACCAGAACCATCACCGAAACCTAAAAAGAAATCGTCCTCCTCGGGTTCACGTTCTCGGGGAAGCGGGAAACATTTTTATCCTCGAATCCCCTCGGACCTTTCCCTTACTACCATTACAGAGGAACCTACGCAATACTCTTCGCACGAAATTGTCGTGGAACCGGAAGTGGTAGTAGAAACCACCACTATACCCACTAAACAAGGAGGGTCAATTCCAAGCAGCGGTGAAAACAGCCGAAATGCAACACCTACAGCCTCGGTTACCACCTTGCCTCAAACACATCACGTGACCAGGGTCAAGGCCACAGCTACTGTTAAAGTGGAAGTTCACACACCTATTCCAG GTTCCGTAGAGAGCATCAATCACGACCATGTATATAAAAGTAAAAGGCGGAAGAATAAAGAAACAGAGGCTCCCGACTCGGATTCAAGTTCTAGATCCTAG
- the LOC125668089 gene encoding protein patched homolog 1-like isoform X1, which produces MRSRKKPEREVDEELLTRTSWVNAELAYKHVKKGKADGSASALWLRMHIQRYMFKIGQFLQLHCGKVLFVGILLLSLCCIGLKTTTLQTDVEKLWVEEGGRLEKELEYTRSTIGEGRGTTSQLVIQTPKVGSNILTVPSLQFHLDTLRKVTEISVDMFEVTWKFHDICYLPEFPKTEGSYIDNIIEQLLPCVIITPLDCFWDGAKLLGPDHTVYVDIGLPIKWTNLDPLGFIQAYGQKYPTFSDVKDIEELMNRSGISRGYLDKPCLDPYESECPRSAPNKASRAAPDIGAALTGGCSGISTKYMHWDEDLIVGGVRKNRTGHIVRGEALQSVIQLMAEKEMFQYWSEHYKTHSIGWSVEKAKAVLEAWQRKFTQVVNNARNSTKGDEIYGFSSVSLADIMKEFSNLSPTRVALGYVLMVFYACISLMRWNNGVQSQSGVGVAGVLLVALSVAAGLGVCAVLGISFNAATTQIIPFLALGLGVDDIFLMAHTYGENSANKHIAFDDQTAECLKRTGVSVFLTSVTNILAFLSASIIPIPALRTFSLQASILIFFNLFSVLLIYPAICSLDLYRKDNKRIDIFCCFQSFADSKDTVIELQPKQSDLYDLKETSPPPSYNDSLPPSYNSVIKHNTVARSAEEGGAAVTTLATPSIIDLPPLEGIFRCRPRSLSAVCPSTTSSRQCLTTQENISCAEKFARFQRHILNSSLDTFATNVYSPFIKKAYVKVFSILGFIILLCVSIYGIVHVKNGLDLTEIVPKHTPEHNFLTAQSKYFGFYNIYLVTKSGVDYPNNQRLITQYHRSFQSMDKIIKREDGSLPNFWLDLFRQWLQDLQRTFDAEFAEGRITQQDWRANASDNGILAYKLLIQTGDVDNPVDKSRIPGTKLVDSEGIISPDAFYNYLTAWVSNDAMAYASSQANFHPEPKIWLHDPLDRDFKVPKAQPLTYTQLAFYLSDQTSTEVILDTIKAVRDICDTYTDRGLPNYPSGVPFTFWEQYINLRFYLTMSIVCILLVTFVVLTLVLLNPWLASIVVVVLTVMVVELFGFMGLSDIRLSAVPAVILIVSAGIGVEFTVHIAVGFLTSIGSRNKRMTMSLEHMFSPVVHGAMSTLLGIVMLVGAEFQFVVKYFFNVLAALIVIGLLNGLLLLPILLSLIGPKAEIRPKNDEERLPTPSPEPSPKPKKKSSSSGSRSRGSGKHFYPRIPSDLSLTTITEEPTQYSSHEIVVEPEVVVETTTIPTKQGGSIPSSGENSRNATPTASVTTLPQTHHVTRVKATATVKVEVHTPIPGSVESINHDHVYKSKRRKNKETEAPDSDSSSRS; this is translated from the exons ATGAGATCAAGGAAAAAACCCGAAAGAGAGGTGGACGAGGAATTATTGACCAGGACGAGCTGGGTCAACGCCGAACTAGCCTACAAGCATGTCAAAAAG GGTAAAGCGGATGGAAGCGCCAGCGCTCTGTGGTTAAGAATGCACATACAGCGATACATGTTTAAAATCGGCCAATTCCTTCAATTACATTGTGGGAAAGTACTCTTTGTGGGAATATTACTCCTGTCTTTGTGCTGTATCGGATTAAAAACTACCACACTGCAGACAGACGTTGAGAAACTCTGGGTTGAAG AGGGCGGTAGACTGGAAAAAGAGTTGGAATACACACGATCCACGATCGGAGAGGGACGGGGAACGACAAGTCAGCTGGTCATCCAGACCCCAAAGGTTGGCTCCAACATCCTCACCGTTCCCTCTTTGCAGTTCCATCTAGACACCCTCCGGAAAGTCACCGAAATCTCCGTTGACATGTTTGAAGT GACGTGGAAATTTCATGATATCTGCTACCTTCCCGAATTTCCTAAGACGGAGGGAAGCTACATTGACAAT ATAATAGAACAGTTACTTCCCTGTGTAATTATCACCCCTCTGGACTGCTTCTGGGACGGTGCGAAACTTCTAGGACCCGACCACACCGTCTACGTAGATAT AGGTTTGCCAATAAAGTGGACAAACTTGGATCCATTGGGTTTTATTCAAGCCTACGGACAGAAATACCCCACATTCTCCGACGTGAAGGACATAGAGGAGCTCATGAACAGG TCTGGAATATCTCGAGGATATCTGGATAAACCTTGCCTTGATCCTTATGAATCTGAGTGTCCCCGATCAGCGCCAAACAAAGCCTCCAGAGCT GCCCCAGATATAGGTGCCGCCTTGACAGGCGGGTGTTCCGGCATCTCCACTAAGTATATGCACTGGGACGAAGACCTAATAGTTGGAGGGGTACGGAAGAACAGAACAGGACACATCGTTCG GGGTGAGGCTCTGCAGTCCGTAATTCAATTAATGGCCGAGAAAGAGATGTTCCAGTATTGGTCAGAACATTACAAAACTCACAGTATTGGTTGGTCTGTGGAGAAAGCTAAAGCAGTCCTTGAGGCGTGGCAGAGGAAGTTCACACAGGTGGTCAATAACGCCCGAAACAGTACGAAAGGAGACGAAATTTACGGATTTTCCTCCGTGTCTCTGGCAGACATCATGAAAGAATTTTCTAACCTCAGCCCCACTCGGGTGGCATTGGGATATGTCTTGATG GTATTTTACGCGTGTATTTCACTGATGAGATGGAATAATGGCGTCCAGTCTCAGAGCGGGGTGGGCGTGGCTGGAGTCCTATTGGTAGCCTTGTCCGTGGCTGCCGGACTCGGAGTCTGCGCAGTCCTTGGTATCAGCTTTAATGCCGCCACCACACAA ATCATTCCTTTCCTGGCGCTCGGGTTAGGAGTGGATGACATCTTTTTAATGGCACACACGTACGGAGAAAATTCGGCTAACAAACACATAGCATTCGAT gACCAGACGGCCGAATGCCTTAAAAGGACGGGCGTATCGGTGTTCCTGACATCAGTGACGAATATCCTCGCCTTTCTTTCCGCATCCATCATTCCTATCCCAGCATTGCGAACTTTCTCAttgcag GCCTCCATcctcattttcttcaatttgttCAGTGTACTTCTGATATATCCAGCCATTTGTAGCCTCGATTTGTACAGAAAAGACAATAAAAGAATTGATATATTCTGTTGTTTTCAAAG TTTTGCTGATTCCAAAGACACAGTGATAGAACTTCAACCAAAGCAGAGTGACCTGTACGACCTGAAGGAGACCAGTCCTCCTCCCAGCTATAATGATTCCCTCCCGCCGAGTTACAACTCCGTCATCAAACACAACACGGTGGCGCGGTCTGCAGAGGAGGGTGGGGCTGCGGTCACTACGCTGGCCACTCCCTCAATCATTGACCTCCCCCCGCTGGAGGGAATATTTAGGTGCCGGCCGCGCTCTTTATCAGCTG TTTGTCCTTCTACTACGTCATCAAGACAATGCTTgacgacacaagaaaatatctCGTGTGCAGAGAAATTTGCACGCTTTCAGAGACATATACTTAATTCAAGTTTGGACACCTTTGCGACAAATGTGTATAGTCCTTTCATTAAAAAGGCGTATGTCAAA GTGTTTTCCATTCTtggatttataattttattgtgTGTGAGTATATATGGAATTGTGCATGTGAAAAACGGCCTTGACCTGACTGAAATTGTGCCAAAACACACCCCGGAGCATAATTTTTTGACTGCTCAGTCAAAATACTTCGGCTTCTATAACATATACCTTGTTACCAAAAGCGGGGTGGACTACCCTAATAATCAAAGACTGATTACTCAATACCACCGTTCCTTTCAATCCATGGATAAAATCATCAAAAGAGAGGACGGATCCTTGCCCAACTTTTGGCTAGACCTGTTCCGGCAGTGGCTACAGG ACCTCCAAAGAACTTTCGACGCAGAATTTGCAGAAGGCAGAATTACCCAACAGGACTGGCGAGCTAATGCCTCTGATAACGGCATCCTCGCCTACAAGCTGCTGATCCAAACGGGAGACGTCGATAACCCAGTGGACAAGAGCAGG ATTCCTGGTACCAAGCTGGTGGATTCTGAAGGAATCATTTCTCCAGATGCTTTTTATAATTACCTGACTGCTTGGGTATCAAACGACGCTATGGCGTATGCTTCGTCACAAGCCAACTTTCATCCAGAACCCAAAATCTGGTTGCACGATCCCTTAGATCGTGATTTTAAAG tgCCTAAAGCTCAGCCCTTAACCTACACACAGCTCGCCTTTTATCTGAGTGACCAAACGTCCACGGAAGTCATTTTGGACACTATCAAG GCAGTTCGTGATATCTGCGACACCTACACAGACAGAGGATTACCTAACTACCCCAGTGGTGTCCCCTTCACATTCTGGGAACAGTACATCAATCTCCGCTTCTATCTGACCATGTCCATCGTCTGCATCCTTCTGGTCACCTTTGTAGTTTTGACTTTGGTGTTGCTTAACCCGTGGCTAGCCAGTATTGTG GTGGTCGTCCTTACAGTTATGGTGGTGGAGTTGTTCGGATTTATGGGTTTGTCCGACATCCGACTAAGCGCCGTCCCTGCTGTCATACTTATCGTCAGCGCCGGTATTGGGGTGGAGTTCACGGTTCACATTGCAGTG GGCTTTTTGACATCCATTGGTTCGCGGAACAAGCGGATGACGATGTCTTTGGAACACATGTTTTCACCTGTAGTGCATGGAGCCATGTCGACACTGCTGGGCATCGTGATGTTGGTGGGCGCTGAATTTCAGTTCGTTGTGAA GTATTTCTTTAACGTCCTGGCGGCTCTGATTGTCATTGGTTTACTAAATGGACTTCTACTACTCCCCATTCTTCTCTCACTCATCGGACCGAAGGCAGAG ATAAGACCTAAGAATGATGAGGAGAGACTTCCAACACCATCACCAGAACCATCACCGAAACCTAAAAAGAAATCGTCCTCCTCGGGTTCACGTTCTCGGGGAAGCGGGAAACATTTTTATCCTCGAATCCCCTCGGACCTTTCCCTTACTACCATTACAGAGGAACCTACGCAATACTCTTCGCACGAAATTGTCGTGGAACCGGAAGTGGTAGTAGAAACCACCACTATACCCACTAAACAAGGAGGGTCAATTCCAAGCAGCGGTGAAAACAGCCGAAATGCAACACCTACAGCCTCGGTTACCACCTTGCCTCAAACACATCACGTGACCAGGGTCAAGGCCACAGCTACTGTTAAAGTGGAAGTTCACACACCTATTCCAG GTTCCGTAGAGAGCATCAATCACGACCATGTATATAAAAGTAAAAGGCGGAAGAATAAAGAAACAGAGGCTCCCGACTCGGATTCAAGTTCTAGATCCTAG